Proteins from a single region of Sphaerochaeta globosa str. Buddy:
- a CDS encoding AAA family ATPase, translated as MLLDMTIANFKSVKSAQTISFEAVKDNRFPESKVVPVTEKLRIIKTAAIVGPNGAGKSSFVRALEALKGIVCAAEDMDNPLQILSGTSFAYSEEKGQPATIIIRILLGRDEQTEEVIIAQYTLVADREKVFEESLYHLIGRSKKLMFERKLDEGALLLDDVKLTYTYRWGKAYRGEKKRLVGKVDEKHSYLAASAVKGSETTLPLYTWFNDSLHLLPMGVSNISEKYLIAQLTEHPDWVQQLINFLWSVDITDIRDIRVKDDRIIFIHTNVTQHYASFFNLESLSLRRLCLMGVAFFESFTKPKTLVIDDFGMLLHPDVLCHIVEVFEASNISCPSQMLVVDCNPSLLRPGLLRRDGVYFAEKNSESATVYFSLANFKYSRSKDKTQSQYMNGAYGALPILSEFCFIDANKDKEE; from the coding sequence ATGCTGCTGGATATGACGATAGCGAACTTCAAGTCAGTGAAGTCAGCGCAAACGATTTCGTTTGAGGCTGTAAAGGACAACCGTTTTCCTGAATCGAAGGTTGTACCGGTGACTGAGAAGTTGAGGATAATCAAGACTGCGGCCATCGTAGGGCCCAATGGAGCGGGCAAGAGCTCGTTTGTTCGAGCACTGGAAGCACTGAAAGGCATTGTGTGTGCAGCAGAGGATATGGATAATCCCCTGCAGATTCTCAGCGGGACTTCCTTTGCCTATTCTGAGGAGAAAGGCCAGCCTGCGACCATCATTATCCGCATTTTGCTTGGCCGGGATGAGCAGACTGAAGAGGTGATAATCGCCCAATATACGCTGGTTGCAGACCGGGAGAAAGTGTTTGAGGAGTCGTTATATCATCTGATCGGTAGATCGAAGAAACTGATGTTCGAGCGCAAGCTTGATGAAGGTGCGCTTCTTCTTGACGATGTCAAGCTAACCTATACCTACCGGTGGGGCAAGGCCTATCGGGGTGAGAAAAAACGCTTGGTAGGCAAAGTGGATGAGAAGCATTCATACCTCGCAGCTTCAGCTGTCAAGGGTAGTGAAACGACCCTCCCTCTCTATACTTGGTTCAACGATAGTCTGCATCTGCTCCCCATGGGTGTGTCCAACATCAGTGAAAAATATCTGATTGCTCAGCTCACCGAGCATCCTGATTGGGTGCAGCAGCTGATCAACTTCCTGTGGAGTGTCGACATCACCGATATTCGCGACATTCGTGTCAAAGATGATCGCATTATCTTCATTCACACCAATGTCACCCAGCACTATGCATCCTTCTTCAACCTTGAGAGCTTGAGTCTGAGAAGACTCTGTTTGATGGGTGTTGCTTTCTTTGAGAGCTTCACGAAACCAAAAACCTTGGTTATCGATGATTTTGGCATGCTTTTGCATCCCGACGTATTGTGTCACATTGTTGAGGTCTTCGAGGCAAGCAACATTAGTTGTCCCTCCCAAATGCTTGTCGTCGACTGCAACCCCTCACTTCTCAGACCGGGCTTGCTCAGGCGCGATGGAGTATATTTTGCAGAAAAGAACAGCGAAAGCGCTACCGTCTACTTCAGCTTGGCGAACTTCAAGTATTCACGCAGCAAGGACAAGACGCAGAGTCAGTATATGAACGGAGCCTACGGTGCCCTTCCGATTCTTTCGGAGTTCTGTTTCATTGATGCGAATAAGGATAAGGAGGAGTAA
- a CDS encoding ABC transporter substrate-binding protein produces the protein MTRKILLFVCFLSASALLFSQPNTEISKGYEIGISKMVSHPALDSIEQGIMDYLTSTDLTVNFDLQNCNAEIATAIAIAQKFKSDDKDLVIGIATPPAQALAQVITDKPVVFGAITDPLAAGLVVNYDKTEDTNIAGISDLNPLQLQLETYFRIVKPKALGMIYTSSEANGVAQMEMAKQICAQNKVAFVGAAVSNSSEVKMAAQSIIGRVDAMYVAIDNTVVSAIPSVSEVCMKEGKPLFNTDTTSSDGIDFLMSWGFNYYTVGVETGKVVERILKGEKPKDIGAIFFDDPAQFELWFNLDTAKKLNITIPEDLLSSAKVLVQDGKKIVRE, from the coding sequence ATGACCCGAAAAATCTTGTTGTTTGTCTGCTTTTTGAGCGCCTCTGCACTACTGTTTTCCCAGCCCAATACCGAAATATCAAAAGGCTATGAAATCGGAATATCAAAAATGGTGAGCCATCCCGCCCTCGATTCCATTGAACAGGGAATTATGGATTACCTTACGAGTACCGATCTTACGGTAAATTTCGACCTGCAGAACTGCAATGCGGAAATTGCAACCGCTATCGCGATAGCCCAAAAATTCAAGAGTGACGACAAGGATTTGGTAATCGGTATTGCAACTCCCCCGGCCCAAGCGTTGGCGCAAGTCATTACCGACAAACCGGTGGTTTTCGGAGCGATAACCGATCCCTTGGCTGCCGGATTGGTAGTCAATTATGACAAAACTGAAGATACGAACATCGCAGGCATTTCCGACCTCAACCCCTTGCAGCTTCAGCTTGAGACCTACTTTCGCATCGTCAAACCCAAAGCCCTCGGTATGATCTACACCAGCAGTGAAGCCAACGGGGTTGCACAGATGGAAATGGCCAAACAGATTTGTGCCCAGAACAAGGTGGCCTTCGTTGGTGCAGCAGTAAGTAACTCCAGTGAAGTAAAGATGGCTGCCCAATCAATTATCGGACGTGTTGATGCCATGTATGTCGCCATCGACAATACGGTAGTCAGCGCAATCCCCTCGGTTAGTGAAGTATGCATGAAAGAGGGAAAACCGTTGTTCAATACCGATACCACCAGTAGCGACGGCATCGACTTTCTCATGAGTTGGGGCTTCAATTATTACACCGTCGGTGTAGAAACCGGAAAAGTGGTTGAGAGGATTCTCAAGGGTGAAAAACCGAAGGACATCGGAGCCATCTTCTTCGACGATCCTGCCCAATTTGAACTCTGGTTCAACCTTGATACAGCAAAGAAACTGAACATCACCATCCCTGAGGATTTGCTTTCTTCGGCCAAAGTATTGGTTCAGGACGGGAAAAAGATAGTACGAGAGTAA
- a CDS encoding ABC transporter permease, whose protein sequence is MIEGIFVDGLVFSIMVIGILISYRILDFADLTCDGAVATGAAVATMSIVAGFPIFVALLLAFLSGVIAGMVTAAIHNKLKIPGLLAGILTMTMLYSINLRVLGNKANVPLLRVETLYSKLPKIFSFIPGEWAALLGTLLVVLFVKVLVDIFFRTDLGVSMGAMGGNEQMVISQGINPDVLKLMGIGLSNGLIALSGGLLAQYQGFADANLGQGMVVQGLAAIMIGEFLFSSNRISLLTLRAVLGAIIYKALMFFGRKYGYLVNITPNDFKLLTGILVIASLFIAQTRSAASSAGAKKKAIARSLARHDSKEDSTNA, encoded by the coding sequence ATGATTGAAGGTATTTTCGTGGATGGCTTGGTCTTTTCGATCATGGTCATTGGTATTCTCATTTCCTATCGGATTCTCGATTTTGCCGATTTGACCTGTGATGGTGCAGTAGCAACAGGGGCAGCTGTAGCCACCATGAGCATTGTAGCCGGTTTCCCGATATTTGTAGCACTGCTGCTTGCGTTTCTCTCCGGTGTCATCGCCGGCATGGTAACTGCGGCAATCCACAACAAGCTGAAAATTCCCGGCTTGCTCGCCGGTATTCTGACCATGACCATGCTCTACTCCATCAACCTGAGGGTGCTGGGCAACAAGGCTAACGTGCCGCTGCTCAGAGTTGAAACCTTGTACTCCAAACTCCCGAAAATCTTCAGCTTCATTCCCGGTGAATGGGCTGCATTACTGGGGACCTTGCTGGTGGTACTGTTCGTCAAGGTGCTGGTCGATATCTTTTTTCGTACTGACCTTGGTGTCTCGATGGGTGCAATGGGAGGCAATGAACAGATGGTTATCAGCCAAGGAATCAATCCCGATGTCCTTAAGCTGATGGGTATCGGCCTTTCCAACGGGCTCATAGCCCTTTCCGGAGGCCTTCTTGCACAGTATCAGGGCTTTGCCGATGCAAACCTCGGTCAGGGTATGGTTGTCCAGGGCCTGGCGGCCATCATGATTGGAGAGTTCCTTTTCTCATCCAACCGTATTTCACTGCTTACCCTTCGCGCCGTGTTGGGTGCGATCATCTATAAAGCGCTCATGTTCTTCGGACGTAAATACGGTTACTTGGTGAATATCACTCCGAACGACTTCAAGTTGCTCACTGGTATCCTCGTCATCGCCAGCCTTTTCATCGCACAGACACGGAGTGCGGCTTCCTCGGCAGGAGCAAAGAAAAAGGCCATTGCAAGGTCGCTGGCAAGACACGATTCGAAGGAGGATTCAACCAATGCTTGA
- a CDS encoding cob(I)yrinic acid a,c-diamide adenosyltransferase, whose translation MGKAMVLVYTGDGKGKSCASMGQLIRALGHGAHCAVAQFIKQDPEILGSGEYAIAKQLGVTWKHFGAGFTWEGDNNTVNAELAKRGWEQVKRWISASAFDVIVLDEFTYTLNFGYLDTDEVCTWISDHRSKEGFPHLVISGRNAPKALIAIADMVSEIQEVKHHLQQSGRKAEAMIEF comes from the coding sequence ATGGGCAAAGCAATGGTGTTGGTATATACCGGTGATGGAAAGGGCAAGAGCTGCGCTTCCATGGGGCAGCTAATCCGTGCACTTGGCCACGGTGCTCATTGTGCTGTTGCACAATTCATCAAACAAGATCCCGAGATTCTCGGCTCCGGTGAATATGCGATAGCCAAACAGCTGGGTGTTACGTGGAAACATTTCGGAGCCGGTTTCACGTGGGAAGGTGATAATAACACGGTGAACGCCGAGCTTGCCAAGCGCGGATGGGAGCAGGTTAAGCGCTGGATTTCTGCATCGGCTTTTGATGTGATTGTCTTGGATGAATTCACCTACACGCTCAATTTTGGGTACCTCGATACCGATGAGGTGTGTACCTGGATTTCCGACCATCGCAGTAAAGAAGGGTTTCCCCACCTTGTCATCAGCGGCCGCAATGCGCCAAAAGCACTTATTGCGATAGCTGACATGGTCAGTGAAATTCAGGAAGTAAAGCATCATTTGCAGCAATCAGGCCGTAAAGCAGAAGCAATGATTGAGTTTTGA
- a CDS encoding MATE family efflux transporter encodes MRANKPIQAASDRMFTRRFLYTLIVPLVIEQFLAVTIGMADTVMVASSGEAAVSAISLVDAITILVVTMFAAFATGGAVVASQYLGRKDYASANSAAKQLLVVSVVVSTIMMLLCIPFRRQIISFTFGSIEKQVLDNGATYFLYILASLPFLATYNACAALFRSMGHSKVNLWVSVIMNLINVVGNAYFIFVLHLGVTGAGLATLLSRIIGSAIILVLIANPMNVISIRNYRRLEWRWEMIKRILRIGIPNGIEGSVFQVGKLLVQGFIAVFGTASIAANAISGSVTSFINIPGGAIGLASITVIGQAIGAKRPDQAVYYGKRLLLITYISMAALAIPGYFLTPSIVHIFNLSAEATEYARTIIRTAMIFSALLWPTAFALPNFLRAAGDAKFTMLVSMFSMWAFRVAMSYFLAITLNWGIYGVWIGMYFDWFSRSVFFLVRFVRGKWKTKRVI; translated from the coding sequence GTGAGAGCTAATAAACCAATCCAAGCGGCGTCCGATCGTATGTTCACCCGCCGCTTTTTGTATACCCTGATCGTTCCTTTGGTGATTGAGCAATTTCTTGCTGTCACCATCGGTATGGCTGATACTGTCATGGTTGCTTCATCAGGGGAAGCGGCGGTCAGTGCAATCAGTTTGGTCGATGCCATAACCATCCTGGTGGTCACCATGTTTGCAGCCTTTGCCACCGGCGGGGCCGTTGTTGCCAGCCAATATCTGGGCAGAAAGGACTATGCATCGGCCAATAGTGCCGCAAAACAACTGTTGGTAGTTTCGGTGGTGGTCTCTACGATTATGATGCTGCTGTGCATCCCGTTTCGCCGTCAGATTATCAGCTTCACGTTCGGTTCTATTGAAAAACAGGTACTGGATAACGGGGCCACTTACTTTTTATATATTCTTGCTTCCCTACCCTTCTTGGCTACCTACAATGCCTGTGCCGCCCTATTTCGGTCGATGGGCCACAGTAAAGTCAACCTTTGGGTAAGCGTAATCATGAACCTGATCAATGTTGTCGGAAACGCCTACTTCATTTTCGTTCTCCATCTCGGTGTGACCGGAGCCGGCCTGGCAACACTTCTGAGCAGAATCATTGGTTCTGCCATTATTCTTGTGCTCATTGCAAACCCGATGAACGTAATCTCCATCCGAAATTATCGCAGACTCGAGTGGCGATGGGAGATGATCAAGCGAATTCTTCGCATCGGAATTCCCAACGGGATCGAGGGGAGTGTTTTTCAGGTAGGAAAGCTGTTGGTGCAAGGTTTCATCGCAGTCTTCGGGACTGCTTCAATTGCCGCTAACGCCATTTCCGGTTCCGTAACGTCATTTATCAATATACCCGGCGGGGCCATCGGCCTTGCCTCCATAACCGTAATCGGGCAGGCTATCGGTGCAAAAAGGCCTGACCAGGCTGTATACTATGGCAAACGCCTTTTACTGATTACCTATATCAGTATGGCAGCGCTTGCCATCCCTGGTTACTTTCTTACTCCCAGTATTGTGCATATTTTTAATCTTTCGGCTGAAGCAACCGAGTATGCCCGTACCATCATCCGTACTGCGATGATTTTCAGTGCATTGCTTTGGCCGACTGCTTTTGCACTTCCAAACTTTCTCAGGGCCGCAGGTGATGCAAAGTTCACCATGTTGGTTTCCATGTTCAGCATGTGGGCTTTCCGGGTGGCGATGAGCTACTTCTTGGCCATCACCCTTAACTGGGGAATCTATGGGGTTTGGATCGGAATGTATTTCGACTGGTTCAGCCGCAGTGTTTTCTTTCTTGTCCGGTTTGTCCGCGGGAAATGGAAAACCAAGCGCGTCATTTAG
- a CDS encoding ABC transporter ATP-binding protein, translating into MLDLSNITKVFYPGTVNEKMALDNVNLHVNKGDVICIVGSNGSGKSTLFNLISGTYPVTNGKIIFDGTDITASPEYKRAMTIGRIFQDPTKGTAANMSIEDNMITAESKGMKGLRISLNNEKREHFRSLLQFIGLQDRLKDNVGLLSGGQRQALTLLMTVMSRPKMLLLDEHTAALDPRNAQIVMDLTEHFIAEYKLTALMVTHNMQFAINFGNRLIMMDEGTIILDVSGEEKSKLTVEELVRLFKNLRNKTYANDEALLTKE; encoded by the coding sequence ATGCTTGATTTGAGCAACATCACCAAAGTATTCTACCCCGGTACGGTCAATGAAAAGATGGCCTTGGATAATGTTAATTTGCATGTAAACAAGGGCGATGTCATCTGCATTGTCGGTTCCAACGGTTCAGGAAAGTCTACGCTTTTCAACCTTATCAGTGGGACCTATCCGGTTACCAACGGTAAAATTATTTTTGACGGGACTGATATCACGGCAAGTCCTGAATACAAACGGGCCATGACCATCGGGCGCATTTTCCAGGACCCGACCAAGGGAACTGCTGCCAATATGTCCATCGAGGACAATATGATTACCGCAGAATCCAAAGGGATGAAGGGTCTGAGAATCAGCCTGAACAATGAGAAACGGGAGCATTTCCGTTCGCTTTTACAGTTTATTGGACTACAGGACAGGCTCAAGGACAACGTCGGACTTCTCAGCGGCGGACAAAGACAAGCACTCACCTTGCTGATGACTGTCATGAGCAGGCCTAAGATGCTGCTGCTCGATGAACACACTGCAGCCTTGGATCCACGCAATGCCCAGATTGTCATGGACCTTACCGAACATTTCATTGCAGAGTACAAGCTCACGGCGTTGATGGTTACCCACAACATGCAGTTCGCAATCAATTTCGGCAACCGCTTGATCATGATGGATGAAGGAACAATCATTCTTGATGTCAGCGGCGAGGAAAAGTCCAAGCTTACCGTTGAAGAATTGGTCAGGCTTTTCAAGAACTTGAGAAATAAAACCTATGCCAATGACGAAGCTTTGCTTACCAAGGAATAG
- the chvE gene encoding multiple monosaccharide ABC transporter substrate-binding protein codes for MKKSLCVLLMVLLTVATLFGAGTKEDASVVKIGVSMPTQSLQRWNQDGANMKSQLEAAGYKVDLQYAGDNDIPTQVAQLENMITTGCKALVIASIDGSALSEVLKQAKAKDIAVIAYDRLIMNTDAVTYYATFDNFKVGTIQGTYIRDALKLDSTPGPYYIELFTGSPDDNNINFFFGGAMSILEPYIKSGKLVVRSGQTSKAQVATLNWSTEEAQKRMENLITANGYGPKGNRLDAVYSSNDSIANGLTNALVAAGYTKANFPIITGQDCDKPAVKNMLQGLQSMSIFKDTRTLASKVVEMVNSIVKGEKVDVNDTKTYNNGVKVVPSYLCEPVFATVDNYKALLIDSGYYTEADLKI; via the coding sequence ATGAAAAAGAGTTTGTGTGTCCTCTTGATGGTGTTGCTCACAGTAGCAACTCTCTTCGGAGCAGGTACAAAAGAAGATGCTTCTGTTGTCAAGATTGGTGTTTCAATGCCCACCCAGAGCCTCCAGCGCTGGAATCAGGATGGAGCAAACATGAAGAGCCAGCTCGAAGCAGCAGGATACAAAGTTGACTTGCAGTATGCAGGCGACAATGACATCCCGACTCAGGTTGCCCAACTTGAAAACATGATCACCACCGGCTGTAAAGCTCTGGTCATTGCTTCCATTGATGGATCCGCCCTGAGCGAAGTTCTGAAGCAGGCAAAAGCAAAGGACATCGCTGTCATAGCGTATGACCGCCTAATCATGAACACTGACGCCGTCACCTACTATGCAACCTTCGACAACTTCAAGGTCGGAACCATCCAGGGTACCTATATCCGCGATGCTCTGAAACTTGACAGCACCCCCGGTCCCTACTACATCGAACTGTTCACCGGTTCTCCTGACGACAACAACATCAATTTCTTCTTTGGTGGTGCCATGTCGATTCTTGAGCCGTACATCAAGAGCGGTAAGTTGGTAGTTCGCTCCGGCCAGACCAGCAAGGCCCAAGTTGCAACACTCAACTGGTCCACTGAAGAAGCCCAGAAGAGAATGGAAAACCTGATCACCGCCAACGGCTACGGCCCGAAGGGCAATCGCCTTGACGCAGTCTATTCTTCCAATGACTCCATTGCAAACGGTCTGACCAACGCTCTCGTTGCTGCCGGCTATACCAAGGCCAACTTCCCGATCATCACTGGTCAGGACTGCGACAAACCCGCTGTAAAGAACATGCTGCAAGGTCTGCAGAGCATGTCCATTTTCAAGGATACCCGCACATTGGCAAGCAAGGTCGTCGAAATGGTCAACTCCATCGTCAAGGGCGAGAAAGTTGATGTCAATGACACCAAGACCTACAACAATGGCGTCAAAGTTGTTCCTTCCTATCTTTGTGAGCCCGTCTTCGCAACTGTTGACAATTACAAGGCTCTGCTGATCGACAGCGGCTACTACACTGAAGCTGACCTGAAGATCTGA
- the pdxA gene encoding 4-hydroxythreonine-4-phosphate dehydrogenase PdxA has product MMQAKRYLAVPSGDPAGIGPEIIVKALKAVRLPIDIGVIVIADAPVFAKVATDLGLKADFDAVVNDEEELKRAIQGGSRKILYTQHIVDMNQFAYGKINAMCGRAAYVSAETAVHLVQKGFARAVVTPPLHKEALKAAGIEHIGYTEILSALTSTKKAITMFDTMGLKIFFHSRHLSLRKACDAVTKESLVDTIVTCDRISKSNPAFDQRLSLAVAGLNPHSGEHGLFGDEEVVSIEPAINDARAKGIDVVGPIGADSVFYQTRMGKYRAVISLYHDQGHIAAKTYDFNRTISITWDLPFLRTSVDHGTAFDIAGKGLADPNGMIRALEVAAEYTCSKEEIL; this is encoded by the coding sequence ATGATGCAAGCAAAGCGATATTTAGCGGTTCCCAGCGGGGACCCGGCCGGTATTGGCCCTGAGATTATTGTGAAGGCATTGAAGGCAGTCCGGTTGCCCATAGATATAGGCGTGATTGTTATTGCAGACGCCCCTGTATTCGCCAAGGTAGCCACCGATTTGGGACTGAAAGCCGACTTCGACGCAGTTGTCAATGATGAAGAAGAGCTGAAACGTGCCATTCAGGGAGGGAGTCGGAAGATTCTCTATACCCAACATATAGTAGACATGAACCAATTTGCCTATGGAAAGATCAACGCCATGTGCGGCAGAGCCGCGTATGTCTCGGCTGAGACTGCTGTTCATCTCGTACAGAAAGGTTTTGCTCGTGCAGTGGTTACCCCTCCGCTTCATAAAGAAGCCTTGAAGGCTGCGGGCATCGAGCATATCGGATATACCGAAATACTTTCTGCACTAACCAGCACCAAGAAGGCGATAACCATGTTTGATACGATGGGACTGAAAATTTTCTTTCACTCACGGCATCTCTCCTTGCGAAAGGCGTGCGATGCAGTGACCAAAGAGAGCCTAGTAGATACCATCGTGACCTGCGACAGGATATCCAAGAGCAACCCTGCTTTTGACCAGAGACTGAGTCTGGCTGTCGCCGGCCTCAATCCCCACAGCGGTGAGCATGGCCTGTTCGGGGATGAGGAAGTGGTGAGCATTGAACCGGCTATCAATGATGCGCGTGCGAAAGGCATTGACGTGGTCGGCCCCATCGGGGCGGACTCGGTATTCTACCAGACCCGCATGGGCAAATATCGTGCAGTGATTTCGCTGTACCACGACCAAGGCCATATTGCCGCCAAGACGTATGATTTCAACCGAACCATTTCCATCACCTGGGACCTGCCGTTTTTAAGAACCAGTGTCGATCACGGCACCGCATTCGACATTGCCGGTAAAGGTCTGGCTGATCCGAATGGGATGATCCGTGCACTGGAAGTTGCAGCCGAATATACCTGCAGTAAAGAGGAGATACTATGA
- a CDS encoding RloB family protein: MARKRISQQPRQTILLVTATEAEALYFSQMRKDCRYSNMTVVWEQDCKDLSALINLASRMRNAGNYSSVWVVFGLADLGVSPEQVSKLLAHAEQKKVKLAWNNPSLPLWYLLHLQAPKGFVQDPNMIESALAKQFPSFSSDASYLLGDGMNLHLRLYSAKSKAAVNASSYNALVAGKLGLAPTNIVGMLNDITEICGLADLTHNQKQLGLNKKNG; the protein is encoded by the coding sequence ATGGCACGCAAACGAATTTCCCAGCAGCCCCGTCAAACCATTCTGTTGGTGACGGCAACTGAAGCGGAGGCCCTGTATTTCTCCCAAATGCGCAAGGACTGCCGCTATTCCAATATGACGGTGGTCTGGGAGCAGGACTGCAAGGACCTTTCTGCCTTGATCAATCTGGCTAGCCGGATGCGAAATGCTGGCAACTACAGCAGTGTATGGGTGGTGTTCGGCCTTGCCGACCTTGGTGTCTCGCCTGAACAGGTTTCCAAGCTGCTCGCTCACGCTGAGCAAAAGAAGGTGAAACTGGCATGGAACAATCCCTCGCTACCGCTTTGGTATCTATTGCATCTGCAGGCTCCCAAGGGCTTCGTACAAGATCCAAACATGATTGAGAGTGCCCTGGCCAAACAGTTCCCCTCATTCTCCAGCGACGCCTCCTATCTGCTTGGTGATGGGATGAATCTTCATCTCAGGCTCTATTCAGCCAAGTCGAAAGCAGCTGTCAATGCCAGCTCCTACAACGCATTGGTTGCGGGGAAACTGGGTTTGGCTCCTACCAATATTGTCGGAATGCTCAATGACATCACCGAAATTTGTGGATTGGCCGACCTTACCCACAATCAGAAGCAACTTGGCTTGAACAAGAAAAACGGGTAG
- a CDS encoding ABC transporter substrate-binding protein, with protein sequence MNITRRSLLTVALVLLVTFSVFAAGQAEVKESATYKIGVSKLLAHPALDAAEKGLMDHLATTGLSVSYDLQNANGDISTASSIAQKFKSDKVNVAVGIATPSAQALAQVFPASSGTSVVFSAVTDADEAGLVAANIAGVSDKNPVDEQIKLLIDLTGAKRIGNIYASGEANGVVLMEMAKAACQKYGVEFVASAISNSSEVKMAAQSIIDRVDAIYIATDNAVISAIASIDDVTTKANKVLFSADPSGVEGLNAMIAWGFDYYSIGVETGKVIERILKGEQAGSVGTVYITDPTKFELWFNLDTAKKLGYTIPQSLQDGAAVLIKDGKKISQ encoded by the coding sequence ATGAACATTACACGCCGCTCCTTGCTTACCGTTGCTCTTGTTTTACTCGTAACATTCAGCGTTTTTGCTGCCGGACAGGCTGAAGTGAAAGAAAGTGCTACCTACAAGATTGGAGTTTCCAAGCTTCTCGCCCACCCCGCTCTCGACGCTGCTGAGAAAGGCCTGATGGACCACCTTGCCACTACAGGACTTTCAGTCTCTTATGACCTCCAGAACGCCAATGGGGACATCTCTACAGCCTCTTCCATTGCTCAGAAGTTCAAGAGTGACAAGGTCAATGTTGCCGTCGGTATTGCAACTCCCTCAGCACAAGCCCTTGCCCAGGTGTTCCCTGCCTCTTCCGGTACTTCTGTTGTCTTTAGTGCCGTCACCGATGCAGATGAAGCCGGTTTGGTAGCTGCAAACATCGCTGGTGTCTCCGACAAGAATCCGGTTGACGAACAGATCAAACTCTTGATCGACCTTACCGGTGCCAAGCGCATTGGTAACATCTATGCTTCCGGCGAGGCAAATGGTGTTGTTCTTATGGAAATGGCAAAAGCTGCCTGCCAGAAATACGGTGTCGAGTTTGTTGCTAGCGCCATCAGCAATTCCAGCGAAGTAAAAATGGCTGCGCAGTCCATTATCGACCGTGTCGATGCCATTTACATCGCTACCGATAATGCTGTCATCAGTGCCATTGCTTCTATTGACGATGTCACCACCAAGGCAAACAAGGTGCTCTTCTCTGCTGATCCCAGTGGAGTGGAAGGCCTGAACGCCATGATTGCCTGGGGCTTCGACTACTACAGCATCGGGGTGGAGACCGGCAAGGTCATCGAAAGAATTCTCAAGGGTGAGCAAGCTGGTTCGGTGGGAACCGTCTATATCACCGATCCAACCAAGTTTGAACTGTGGTTTAATCTTGATACCGCCAAGAAGCTTGGCTATACTATTCCGCAGTCACTGCAGGATGGTGCTGCTGTGCTCATCAAGGACGGAAAGAAAATCAGCCAGTAA
- a CDS encoding CpsB/CapC family capsule biosynthesis tyrosine phosphatase, giving the protein MALCDFHCHLLPLIDDGYVSKESFSRMLHLYLENGITTIAFTPHIYNPYVTTNIAALRSTYSWAEEEALKVGITTYLGSELYVGDQPELTSIPIAGTYALLEFGLSLPPARMLERIAVLRERNLVPILAHVERYRWLEPESALLSELLKLGCLLQTNVEAVENGDSHPYLKRNLIDLIATDNHGDENLPLRMVQCLNAWPQVYGKMETLL; this is encoded by the coding sequence ATGGCCCTTTGTGATTTTCACTGTCATCTTCTTCCCTTGATCGATGATGGCTATGTTTCCAAAGAATCCTTTTCCCGTATGTTGCACCTCTACTTGGAGAACGGGATTACCACGATTGCCTTTACTCCGCATATCTACAATCCGTATGTGACTACCAATATTGCTGCACTCAGGTCCACGTATAGCTGGGCTGAGGAGGAGGCCTTGAAGGTAGGAATCACTACGTATCTGGGCAGTGAACTCTACGTGGGAGACCAGCCGGAGCTCACTTCCATCCCTATTGCAGGAACCTATGCCTTGCTGGAATTTGGTCTCTCGCTTCCGCCTGCCCGAATGCTTGAGCGTATAGCCGTTCTTCGTGAGCGAAATCTTGTTCCCATTCTTGCCCATGTGGAACGATATCGCTGGCTGGAGCCTGAAAGTGCACTCCTCTCGGAGTTGCTGAAACTTGGTTGCCTGTTGCAAACCAATGTGGAGGCAGTGGAGAATGGTGACTCGCACCCGTATTTGAAACGTAATTTGATTGATCTCATAGCGACGGACAATCATGGAGATGAGAATCTTCCCTTGCGCATGGTGCAATGCTTGAATGCTTGGCCCCAAGTGTATGGAAAGATGGAAACACTTTTGTAA